The DNA region taggtcgacgaggaaaaatttttgtgcgaaatgcgtgcatgagtcatgcaagtggtatgtctacgcagttatgaagcccgagctccaaaatctatggatggtcaccgtgtatgtgggtcctcacaTGTGTATACTGACTGGGGTGCaaaatgatggtagaatgatgagttgtaattttattgcagcagaaatccataacaagttacatgaggatcacaccactcaaattaagcatctcaAATCTCTAATAGAGGcgaaatataatggccataaaccttcttactacaaggtatgggatgcgaaacaaaaggcgattgcgcttatgtttggagattgggaagaatcttaccaaaggctgcaaaagttgctaatggcgtatattgatcaggacccgactacccagttttgctatcgtgtcacacccaccgatgaagatcacaccgtattgttgcattatgtgttttggtctttcggtccatgcatatcaggattcaaatactgcaagccggttatcagtattgatgggacccatctgtatggtaaatattagggaaagttgttggtcgcaatggcaaccgatgctaacaacaaggtattccctctcACCTTTgttgttgtggattgtgagtcagggTCCAGTTGAAGGTGGTTTTTACGATGCCTTAGAGAAACGATTGGTCACCTGATACCTGACGacggcatttgcataatttctgaccgacatctcggtatcaaaaacgccattgcaaactggcctagaagggatgatggaaaagcaggggtatttcatagatattgtcttcgacatgttgctagcaacttcaacacccattttcagaactcaactctaaagtcagcggcgttgaaagcgggatatgctagtcaggtagttaaatttgctaccataatggactccattaaacaggtggaaattgaggccattaggaagaagaagaaggtgacggggagggatggtaaggaaaagaatcaagattatcttccatacacatacctaatgagcgaggatgtggacatgtggacccagtcatacgatggtgggagacgttttggagcaatgacaaccaatatatcagagtgtttcaatggtgtgctgaaaggtgcacgggaccttcctattgccgcgttggttgagttcacttggaacaaacttgttcaatatttccatGACCGGCacaaagaataccattatgagttgtcagagggtaagaaatggagtgaatatgccttatccacgtgggatggaaataaacgtaaatctgagaaacactatctcaagccatttagcaatgaagagctgatatttcaagtagttacccaACTCAACATGTGTAGCgcaggagggggaaaccacagttacGAAGTTTGGTTACAGGAAAAAACATGCAGTTGTGGaaaatggcaaaatatagggatcccgtgttcacatgcaattagagtatgtgactatttacatattgattcgaccacgtatattcacccatgttatggtttgaaccatgaccttaacacttatgagcatgcatttgtggttcctaagtcacagtcattatggagggatcccatggggccaaagtggttgcctaatctggcattgttgcgggccaaaggtcgaccggtgaagtcacgaataaggaatgagatggatggagtgaggaataaggatcaagaaccgggatggcggagggaggacgcagatttgatagagagtcaacccaagcagacatgtggactgtgtcatgcttccgggcataaccgcagaaaatgtccgcagtcccgtggtgcttccacaagcggccatgttccacactaggtaggttggcaaaaagttatgcatcggttaaataattgttgttcattcgatgtttacctaatgtttactatcttgtctcctaaTGTAAATACTCTACGTTTTTCAGGCATCCTTCCATGGACGACGTTTTTGTCATGCGGACCGCTGATCTTAGGAAAAGTGACTACGTTGTATTGgctctatgtgaactttttgattgttattgaatgtacttgtaattctctatccaatgtacctctatgaagattgtgatttgagtagtatggttagaattgcaaattaagcgtggttggacatgtttagaatggtgatatattgagaatgacttttgttgtgatttgagtgcatttacattgtaaaactaTGCCTGAAACAGACAGAGCATTTTctgctgagaaaaaaaaatttgcccaatgaaaatcgagttttagagactcgagttccactgggcaaatttttttgaaacagggcatgcctctctgcctgaaacaggaGCATACTCctattgggggaaaaaaaaatttgcccagtggaaatcgagttttagagactcgagttccttggGAATCTCGATTCTTTAATACTCGAGTtgtagtggaaaataaaatcagtccatttggtctaatttggtccattcagtccactttgttccattttggtcagtttcgatccatctttgtgtacttacatatataattggagacaacaagtttaggttgagagcccttattctaaatctaaatttattaaaacaaattctcgagtttgggggtcagctgtccaccattgctacactgatattcgcagtgctacatgtgctgctcaatagcTCGGCACTGTTGAACCCTATCTAGTCATATCATTCACACTCACGTCAATACATAGATCTGCATCCTTTTGCAATGCactgttttcaaggatgcagaagacccctgaaaagtttatgatgcatttaacacaactcGGTATTGTCTTGTCAAGTTCATGTCAGATGAAACACAAGCATGCTAAATACTCTTCACATGAATACTGTTCAGCTGAATAGTCATGGCAGTACACTGCAACTACGCCGAGAATAACGAGAATCTCACtatgacattgggaacatttgaacaaaaaattcgtaTCGTGGTTTTCCAGcttgtattgacatgacaagcctgaatatgttaaattttattattgaatacacagtggaatgaggttataaatgtaccacaattcttttcttattcctacaccactaactttgtaggttgagtaagctatgagtcgcaacgcctCAACATTATCTCGTACACgtagaaacaagtttcaatttacttcaacaaatgaattatcacaagttccagcagatcaacaactacaaacatacacagaccactatggagggaaatgggttggaaagaagagagatttcgttaatatgccaatatacacgtatgagagtcttggaagcgttggtcacatcatggtcggcaaacctacaaaactaagtacagataccaccgcaatggagttcaccgtagcagaaccaccatagtcaaccctatacgagaagaggtgtgagttggaggtgtattgtcgatggcacgggttacgagttcctaaggcacgctcagccGAATTACCTAGAGATGAgcctgccaacatacttgctcgccttgaacaagagaacaatcaaatgcaaaggcgcaagagcgagccatgaagtctattaatgaaattactgcgttagatgatgaaagtgacattttagacttctcagattcaagcaatgatgacttccaaaaatttctacctacgaacattcaacgttgttgttgatgtctacacgttttatgcaatacaaaatgttgttgatcGTGAGGGCAAATGATCCTATTGTACGTGCAccttttgcaaatctaaagatgaattgttcattacttttggctaagtttataggaaatcacttgctcattttttccctgTTGTTCGTTGTTGGTATGTTATGAAATGATgtacttgtattagtgtttgcaagaattataaGTGCTTGGTGAAAATTATGGTCTAAACTCAATATTCCGTGAGTAAAActcattgtttcttttttttctttttctttttcttgtaaattttaaataagatacAAATTTTAACCTTAGCATATCAATAAACTTCCCTATTTGAcaacaattgatttgaaatgaCTGGTGGCAATATTTATCCCATATTTTAAATTCATGGTTGAAATCTTTTTAGATCCTTTAGTTGAAAATCCACCgaaattattgattaattatcaatttatctcaATTTTGTCTTCCGCAAGATTGTGATTATTAACCACAAATTGGCAATGCACCAAATGATAAAGTAGAAAAAAcatctccaaaagaaaaaccactGCAAGCCAGTTAAGGCAATTTATACTATATAAGGAGtttacaaattataaaagtaaaaaataaaatctttgtaACTAGTCTCTATAACCCAAACACCCCGCAGATAACTCATTGATGTCATCATGGAAATTTAAAGCATAAAGCATGACATGTATTATGTAAGTAATGCAAAGgagaaaaattaatcaaattgaatgtttgaatatgatattaagagagagagagagagagagagagagagagagaggcaaccGGCAAAGCTAAAGCCATATTTAGCCATCAAGGCTTTGTTGACAAGTATTATTCCGACAGATGTGACTACATTAAACATCCATGAGGCCAAATCAAGAGCACCTTTCCTATCAGACAGCTTTGCTgaagttatttttttctccatctTGGAATTTGTCACCTCTATTTTCACTGCTCAGCCTTCATGAAACCAACTATTACACTGGAATGTCAAAAGGCACTACCTTTATCTACATGATGAAACAAGTCATCCAACAAAGTCAGAATCAATGAAACCAAATGACTCTCTTTGCAGGTAACAAACATAATTGATATCAAAATATACACATCAACAAATTCTTTCACTACAAACTCTAACTTATCTTTTCTTAAACTACATGCACtgacaaacacacacaaacaaaaaaccttGGAAGCTTTCAACAACTACTATCAAAAGTGAGATTATCAACCAAGAGCTTTGTGGCTCAATGAATATGCTCGGTCTCTTTTACGAGGAGAACCTAGATTTGAATCCCCCTTTCCCTCACTTGTTTTaagcaaactaaaaaaaaagtgagatcagcaattgaacaaaatttcaaaccacaaaccATATAAAATCTAGAAGGGCAAGCACCTGCTTCTCCCTTCTTGTTGAAGTTATGTGATGAGAGGAAACActagttggaaaattattttgtgatgtcAAGTATTCTAAAATCTGACTCAGGACACTTTTTGAGACATTAGCTCTTTCACATGCAACATAACATGCTATAAACTCAAACATATGGCCTATGTCTTTCTTAGAAGGCCATTCTTCGACCAATCCACTGACATCTTCACTATCTGACCTCTCTGTCTGGGAAATGTCCCTATTAAGCATACAAATAAGAGAGTTCACTGTATCTTGGACCAATATATTTTGACATCCATTGTGGGAGCAGGGAGGAACAGTATGATTCTGACTCTGACAAGGCTTATGAGGATGAGAAAACTGGATACCTTGTAGCTTCATGGCCACAAGTCATTTTCTAATCAACACCACGTTGCAACACCGCAAACATGAGCAAGGTATTCAACTATCAGACGCAAAAGATCCAAAGCTGATACTGAATTTGAAGCTAATGCAGGTCAACAGTTGATTGTTACCATCCTCCAGTGTCATCTTGAGAGTGTAAGAGCCCTGTGAATACCACAAACCATCAGCTGGTTGATGCGAAAcactagagtaaaaaaaataaaaataaatgataaattaacTTATTATATTGGACTGACAATGAAAGAAGGAATGGAAATTACTGATTTACAAGTTTGGCTTCTCTTAGCCATGCATATGAATCCACATGAAAGAGGATACTTATATCATTACATCCATATAGAAATATGTAAATGACCAATATTTATTTCCCCTTTCCTTGACTGCAGCTGTAAGAACTTTTTCCCCAATAACCCCAGCAATGTCTCCAACATTTCCCGTCCATGACCTTGCAGGTACTTTAGGAGTTGCTACCATGAAGAAGCCATAAACAATGGTGGAAACTCGTTCCCAACATGCAAACATAATGTTTGGGTAATTGTGTGACACAGCTCTAAGTGCCTGTGACCAATAATATATGATGAATGTCAAGTTCCAAAACAAGTTATTaccaacaaaagcaaaaatttaAGTAACATCTTTAAGATCTTTGACCATCCTTCTTCTAAATTCTAGCATAATTTGCACAACTAATTAAAACATTGAGCAATCACTAGCCACTGTCTTGACAAAAGCTGGAAGTAAAACTCATTTTATCTGAGGACACAGGTATGAGCACAAATCTAAGTGTTGAGTTCATATAATAGGATGTTACTGTTGTAAGCAGCCTACTTAAGCATGGGTTTCAAATAGTCTCATAaagattttttataataatatttgtgCCTCTTAGGCCAATGAGCAATAGCACAACTGACACTTCCTCCTCCCATAATAATTGGAAGGAGGGTGAGTCGTGGGTTCAAGACGCAATGggtgtgtgtaacttaccaataaaaaaagaaaaaagctttaTGATTTTCTCTCATTTAATAACCGTGTAAGACAAAACCTTAGCTTTAATGAGCAGACTGAATTAACCATATGCATCCCAGATAACATTTTTCAACAGACCCATGACAATTACCACATACCCCCTAGTCACCCAACTTCAGAAAAGACAAGGAGAAAATGGCAAGAACAGAGGATGACCAGACAAGAACTATTAACCCCAGTATTAATAATGCGAAATCAATcaacacaaattataaaaaagatacTAGCTTCCTTATGAAATTACCTGGAGAGCCTCAAAGCATATATTTGGGCTGGTTAGTTGTTCTGAGTATAGAAATATTGCAAAAAGAACACTTGACTTCTTTTCAGCCTCAAGGAAACCTAGAAAGAGGCATCAAAAGAATTTCCCAggtaaccaaaaaagaaaataccaatGGAATTTCCAACCTTAATAATAAGTTGATTATGCATATAAACATCCAGCCTAGAGACAAAGGCAGTTGCAATGAAAGAGATACTCTAAGCTTGACACATACACTGAATTTTTTAGTCCGACACCATAAATACATTCATAAGGGTAGCAGTATAGCAGTTAATAAATGAGAGAGATACTCTATGCTTGTTTCGGGTTTTGTTTACAAAGCTCCCAATCATGATTCTCAATGTGTGTTCTGAACTCTAAAGTAGTGTTGGTAAAAGTACATTTAAGCACAATGTGCGAAGTGCTAAGGCTCTAATGCTTTTCGCCTCTAAAGTGAGGTACATTCAAAGAAGAGCGCATTATTacaaagaaaagtttttttttttttttgtttttgataagtaaaaccAGTATGAGAAAagtatttcttatatataataaactaaGGACATAAGAGTAAATTTAGACAAACCTCATTTTCTAtcttcccatttttcttctcaactaCAAATGagttttccatccttccacttttccacccccaaccaaacacaaatgagggaaactaaaatctcttctatcctcccatttttccacccctaaccaaatggaccctaagaGTTAGTAGACGCGGGTGaggtaaaatcattaaagatgAAAGCAAACGAATATTATAAGACATATCACATATCAAAGTCAAGAAAGTGGTTCAGTAGCAAAAAGGTGGAAGACGAAAATTCTATGTTTTCTATACATATGACAATACCACCGCCAATAGCAAAGCCTTGTCCCAAAACTATGGGGTCATCTATGGATCCTGAACAAGTTAATTAGAATCGTTCACTTGTATTCTTCTCTACAATTCTATCCTATCCAAAATCATACTCTTTGTCACCCCCTTAATTAACATGTCTTTTCTACTACTTTTTGTAGTATTGTTTTAGgtcttctcttcctctttctaTTCCCTCAACTTGAATCAAATCAATCTTCCTACTAGTGCATTAACCACTCTCCTTTGCACATGACCAAACCAATTCAAATGACTCTCCTTCATCAATGCGGCCATGGAAGATTAATTTGCTATTGCTTTGCAAATTGACCTATTCAAGaatcatattattttatgggGTCCATGTGAAATTCAATCGAAGTAACATTTGTATGGTTTTAAAGGCAGTATAATTCCTTTAGggtttaacaattttttatttgggattttattttattagttatggtCAATTTTGTAGTCAGAGACAAATTTGCAATTCAACCATTCCTACAAATTAAATGTATTTTGGTAGTTTAATTGAGTCTAGAATTTTCTAGGAGATTACAACTAAGAGTTTATTTTGGTAGTTTAAAACCCCACTTACTTTCTTCTACCAAATAGCCATCAAATAACTTATCAAGTTTCCTGTTAATTCCAAACACAACCCCATAATCCTTTCTTCAACAATTCTAAACCCTAGATCCACAAATTCTTCTAACTCTACACCGACTACAACCACACACCCACTATAACCACACGTAAACAAATTCATTAACTTTTCCTATGTCGACATCCCATCTTTCCTTGGATTTCCACTAATCATTTTAACATTATCATTTCAGATCTGCTCATTTTATGAACATGTTTCTTAATTAACTAGCATGCAGTGCCATATAACATGGCTAGTCTTATAACATTCTTGCAAAACTTTCTATTTGACTTAAGAAATATCCAGTACCAAAAACACCCCTGATCTTCTAATAACACTATCAGAAACCCTTGAACTTCGAGAAATGCCCAATTTGATCCTTTTTGACTAACTTGCCAACAGTTATTATTCTCTGTGACCATCAAGCCACAGTAACAGAGATGTTTCATCTTTGTGAGTTCTTTAGATTCTACAGCATTCCTCCATGTTTCCAACTTGTGTTGACTCCACATCTAGTTTCATCCACTAAACTATATTGTCTGCTACAGACAACAGCAACTTAAAAATGGCTGGAAATTGGCTTTAAGTAGTACTGTCTAGAATTCTGTGTTTCTTACTTCATGGAAGCCCTGTTCAAGTGTTAAGTCTCTTAAGAGTTGCTTTGTTGAATAAGGAGATAACATGCTTAAGGCCTAAGACCTAAGGCAATTGGGTTGCCAAGGTTGTTGCGGTTGAAGTGGCTGTTTTTTCCCCCTCATGCTTCGTTTCTATGAGGTATTCAAAGAGTTCTTCTAGGTGTTTGTAACTAGTGTTGTGATGAGGTCAAGGAAGAGcttaaggaaaaagaagattaaaTATACAAAGATTCAAGAATTGTCGTCTAGTTTTGATGTCGGACCTTCTTTGCACCTTTAATCATTTTAGTTATTAGTATTGAGTCTTTTAGGTTGAGAAGCTGCTagatcaattttaattaaggtCTATTAGAATAAGGGAAATTTGGTAATTTCCAAAAATCTGGAATGGGCTGTCCTTGGCCGTACCAAAGGCACATGagtcttattttatgtttacgTATTATTaagtcttttatttaatttttattagtattcTTATTCATTCTAAGAATAGGTTATTTTGAGTCCAAGTCCTACTAGGAAAAGGATAACCATAGCCTCTATATAAAGGCTCTTTTGTAGCCATgttatttcagaatattttgattaataaaattcagcAGCTTATTTTAAGCTTTGTTTGTGTGATGCAAACTTCTCCGAGGTGTGATGCCAAGGAACCCTAGGTGAGATGCTTAGGAAGACCTAGGCGTGATTGCCtagtgttttatttatgttattttctatttatccCCTATTTCAGCCCCAAACAGCCGTCAGCATTCATTCTCTTCTAACCTAAACTCTTAAACATCACTCCTTATTCAAGAATTCATCAAGAAACCTAGTATAGTGCTAAACTTTCTTAATGGTCCTGCATCATGttggttttcaaaaaaatttaatttaccTACACATAcagaaaatggagaaaaaggggggggggggggggggatttaaCCTGTAGATATCTCTTCTAAAAGCATTTCTCTGACTTGTAAGGAAGGTGAAGTCGACAGCGCCGCAGTCAAGCAACTAACAGTAGCAGCCTGTTAAAGGAGGTAGAAATATGACGAGAGGTCAGTAAAACATGGAAGTGAGAGttacaaatatttcaaaataacacATGAGGAAACTAACCAGAAGGCCAGTTTGATCACTTTTGAATGAAAACCCTTCATTGATCCTAGTCTGAAGAGATGTAATAACGGTTGGCAACAACTCTCCAGGCATTCTTGAATATCTGAAGAATTATCATTAATACAAACAACAATATTGTAAGTAGGCACATTTTCTCACAACAATGAAAACATTCAAAGTATGCTCATTCACCATTCGAAAAAGACCCATGACATCATATGTTTAGTTCGTTATTAGGCTCATTTATCTAAAATTAATCAACTAGATCTAGGTAGAAAATCCTAATcctttgctaaaaaaaaagccacattaTTAATGGTTCAGAGTCTTCAGATTCACTACCAAATGCCATAGATCAAAAGTTTTGCAGGTTAATATCCATTTAACCATCATATCAGAAAGCAAGCTTTACTATATCATAACATCATATATTCTATCATCGTATAAGATAGTTAAATACCATAGGTGTGAATACAGACATATGGATAATTTAAGGCCAGAGTAGATGAATCTGACTTATAGACATAAACCCATGATCAACGAGGTTATCCCAGTCTGACAAGAAGGTGACAATTTGAACCATGTATGGCATGTTTTGGAACTGAATTCTGATTGGTACAAGTGACATATGTTTATTGCGTATGAGTTTTTTGCAAATTAGTCTAGCACAATAGGGACAACATGAAAAGCAGTAACAAATAGTACAGCATTATGAGATCAGTAAGAAGAAGATTCATACGGTGTGGATGATACTAAAAGCATGAGAATCTTGAATAAGGACGCCAGCAATCTACTATGAGTTTCACGCTGGATTAAGTACAGAATCCCTACACAAATTGGAtttgtaaaaaatgtaaaatgcaAGCATGTAAACAGTATATAAATAACCTCATGCATTGAAAAAAAGCACCAAAATGAAGGCACAATTTGCACCAGCCTAAATGAGGAGTGCAACAATGTATTTAAATACCTGCATGTAGTTGCATTAGTATCTGTCCAAGGGAACTTGAAAGTGCCATAAAAGATCCATATTTGGAAGATTCTTTGTATTCTGCTACCTGCAGAAAAATGGTGGAAGGCCCATCCAACATGACTGCCAGAGCTGAGGCAGAAGCAATCCGAGCCTAGGAAGTACAGAACAGCTCAATGTGTTAGTCCGGAAAGCCAATAAGGAAAATCATAATATGATAGATAAAAGATGTATGAAAACTGCAACAAACAAGAAAGAGGAAATATATGCATCATATCTCACAGATTACAAATAAACTTATTTAATAATGGAAGCTCAGATTTTAATAAATATCCAAAAAACAGAAGTGATACATATAAACAAAAGAACCAATACCTTTAAATAAGGATCATATAGCAAACATGTCATTAAAGTTGCTTCAAACTTCCTGTAAATAAGCAAGTCACAATGAAATGGAAGGTTAACAAATTTGAGGATGGGACAATCGAAATAATTTAACAAGAAACGCACAAAGAACAATGAAAGTTTCACCTAAGTTGCAGTACATCACTGGTCGGCAAAAGCAGAGTCCATTGGGTTGTAAATGATTTGGAATCAGCTTGACAGAGATCCTTCCCGCCAACAGTAAAAGTTGTCATTGTCAATAGTAGCCAAAATGGATTTCACCAGAGGTAGTGATAAAGAATCTACAGAGAGGGCTAAGATAACATGCACAGCATAACTCTCTTTTGTGATAGGTAGTAATTAACTAAAAGTACCAAAGGCAACAAATACACACATGGGACATCTCAAAATCAAGCATCATATACAAATAAACAGAAAAGTGCTAAACTGATAAAGAGAACTGACACATGCTGTTTACAATCAGGGGTCTTAGGAAGGTTGACCTGAATAGGTCCTCATTTTAGGCATTATCTCAAAAAGACTATATTTATAGCAGAATCCAGCATCTGAGAAAGTAACCCACACATGCCACCCCAAGTACAATGATCACAAGTTCATATTAACATGTGCGATCCCAAGTACAATCCCTTGCTCCCTCCAAGAGGGGGGAGGTTTGGAGGTGGGTTCAACCAGAAGAATAAGGGGAGGATTCCATTGATTTTTGTAGGCTGCTATTGCCATTTGATTTAatgacgaaaaaaaaaaaacaaaacaaaaaaaaaggacactTTGAATGACTCAAGCATCATGAGGAGAGATGAGAATTTGTGAACTGACCTGAATACAAACGATGGCAGCTACTCTAACCTTAGAGTGCCAAATAGTCTCACTTTCTTTAACTGATCCATCACTGTCACTGTAATCCGAATCTGATGATGTGAAATCAACTGTAGAAGATTCATGATCTGAAGAACTTTGAGAGTTTTGAGATTTCTTCTGCCTCATATATGAAGTGTCCTTTTTGCGCAAGTGTAGAGGCCGATATGGACTATGCTCTACTTTTTTAGGTTCATCACAGCTTGACTTACTCATTATACGGAACTCCTTCTCCTAGTTACCAGGAGCTGGATATGTAATTTGTGTTCTACTTTCAAGGCCATAAGTAAAGAACATTCGTAGTGCCACTACAAAACCTGTCACCTGGAAAATATATCACAAAGGAAGAGATTGTAAAAACAACTGCATGAACAAATTCATAACATGATCTAAAGTCCCAAAACACAGATGTTACTTACATGGTCAGAAGGGGAACCTTTAGGATCCTTGAGTACCAAATGCAGACAACGCAAGAGAGATGCATAAAACCTGCAGGGTAGAAGTACCACCCAGCCAAAAGGATGATAAGAAGTTTCAAAAAAACACATAGATTAGAGCCATTAACAATAGGAAGATTTTTTGTTAGTCTTTCTTGGGATTCAGTTACGAAGAATGGCAAAATATACGTCCAATGCGAGATAAATTAACTTATACACATGCAGTAGACAAAAAGGGACAAAGGAACTCCCTGGATTTGATCAAATTCATAGtatttggaaaatcaaaacatGACACAAGTTATATGATCCAAGCTTACTTATATCAAAGCCACATAAATCCATACTTTCCTAAACaaagaaaacatataaataaaataaaataaaatattaagaaattacTAGTTGTGGCTGAGATGTTAAAGGTGGCTGGCTTGCCTGACACCACTGGGTTGGGTGATACCACAACATCAGAGACCTTCACAGGGTAATCAGCTTTCTTATCTGCACAATTCC from Castanea sativa cultivar Marrone di Chiusa Pesio chromosome 6, ASM4071231v1 includes:
- the LOC142640594 gene encoding uncharacterized protein LOC142640594, which gives rise to MTTFTVGGKDLCQADSKSFTTQWTLLLPTSDVLQLRKFEATLMTCLLYDPYLKARIASASALAVMLDGPSTIFLQVAEYKESSKYGSFMALSSSLGQILMQLHAGILYLIQRETHSRLLASLFKILMLLVSSTPYSRMPGELLPTVITSLQTRINEGFSFKSDQTGLLAATVSCLTAALSTSPSLQVREMLLEEISTGFLEAEKKSSVLFAIFLYSEQLTSPNICFEALQALRAVSHNYPNIMFACWERVSTIVYGFFMVATPKVPARSWTGNVGDIAGVIGEKVLTAAVKERGNKYWSFTYFYMDVMI